A section of the Pediococcus inopinatus genome encodes:
- a CDS encoding ABC transporter permease/substrate-binding protein gives MTTLWNTFLDQRTELLKALWEHLQISLTSLLIAIVIAVPLAIWATHHKSVAEVLLQITSVLQTIPSLALLGLLIPLVGIGSVPAVIALVVYALLPIFQNTYVGIDEIDPSIEEAADAFGMSRLRKLCKVEIPIALPVIISGIRTALVQIVGTATLAALIGAGGLGNFILLGIDQNDTALILIGAISSALLAIILSTLIKVLQKARLRTVIVTIAVIIVGFVGVSGYQAAAQPKENIIIAGKLGSEPDILINMYKDLIEQDDKHVTVTLKPNFGTTSFLFNALKSKSIDMYPEFSGTVLESLVKSKGNTANLSAHKTYVKARYELKSQNDMAYLKPMKYQNTFAVAVKRSFAEKYHLKSIGDLRKIENQINAGMTLEFMNRQDGLKGIKKKYGLDFKVSSMQASLRYEALKRGNINVGDAYSTDSQIKQLDLVMLKDTKHVFPPYQGAPIMSEKFATSHPQIVKSLNKLSGKISDSDMQEMNYKVNVKKESAAKVAKQYLISHGLLRDDK, from the coding sequence ATGACGACATTATGGAATACATTTTTAGATCAAAGAACCGAACTTCTTAAAGCATTGTGGGAACATTTACAGATCTCACTAACCTCTTTACTGATCGCCATCGTGATTGCGGTACCTTTGGCAATTTGGGCAACTCACCATAAAAGTGTGGCAGAGGTCCTTTTACAAATTACGAGTGTGCTACAAACGATTCCTTCACTGGCTTTGTTGGGGTTGTTAATCCCACTGGTGGGAATTGGAAGTGTACCAGCGGTTATCGCGCTAGTTGTTTATGCACTATTACCTATTTTTCAAAATACATATGTGGGAATTGATGAAATCGATCCCTCCATCGAAGAGGCTGCGGATGCATTCGGAATGTCGCGACTGCGGAAACTGTGTAAAGTAGAAATCCCGATTGCACTACCTGTAATTATATCTGGGATTCGAACTGCTTTAGTCCAGATTGTTGGAACTGCAACTTTGGCTGCTTTGATTGGCGCGGGTGGTCTAGGTAACTTTATCTTACTCGGAATTGACCAAAATGATACGGCATTAATTTTAATTGGGGCAATTTCATCAGCTTTACTTGCGATTATTTTAAGTACCTTGATCAAAGTTCTCCAAAAAGCCCGGTTACGAACCGTTATCGTGACCATTGCTGTGATTATTGTCGGGTTTGTTGGAGTGAGCGGCTATCAGGCTGCGGCCCAACCTAAAGAAAATATTATTATTGCCGGCAAACTCGGCTCAGAACCGGATATTTTAATTAATATGTATAAAGATTTGATTGAACAAGATGATAAACATGTCACCGTGACCCTGAAACCAAACTTTGGGACAACTAGTTTCCTATTCAATGCACTTAAAAGTAAAAGTATTGATATGTATCCGGAATTTTCTGGGACTGTGCTCGAAAGCCTGGTTAAAAGCAAAGGCAATACCGCTAATTTGAGTGCTCATAAAACTTATGTGAAGGCTCGATATGAACTCAAGTCGCAAAACGATATGGCCTATTTGAAGCCCATGAAATATCAAAATACTTTTGCGGTGGCTGTTAAAAGATCATTTGCAGAAAAATATCATTTGAAATCAATCGGAGATTTACGTAAAATCGAAAACCAAATTAATGCCGGGATGACCTTGGAATTTATGAACCGCCAAGATGGATTAAAAGGGATTAAGAAAAAGTATGGCTTAGATTTCAAGGTAAGTTCAATGCAAGCCAGTTTACGGTATGAGGCACTGAAGCGCGGAAATATTAACGTGGGAGATGCTTATTCGACGGATAGTCAGATTAAGCAGCTCGATTTAGTAATGTTAAAAGATACTAAGCATGTATTTCCCCCTTATCAAGGAGCCCCCATCATGTCTGAAAAGTTTGCAACCAGTCATCCTCAGATTGTAAAATCCTTGAACAAGTTATCGGGTAAGATCTCGGATTCGGATATGCAGGAAATGAATTATAAAGTAAATGTGAAAAAAGAGTCCGCTGCGAAAGTCGCCAAGCAGTACTTAATTTCTCATGGATTGTTGAGGGATGATAAATGA
- a CDS encoding ABC transporter ATP-binding protein: MMKPKVPIIEFKDVRKEFGENLAIQDLNLAIQPGELFVLVGTSGSGKTTTLKMINQLITQSDGDILFNGKKLKEFDTQSLRLDIGYVLQQIALFPTMTVAQNVSVIPEMKKIPKKTTAEIVDNLLTQVGLDPKEYRDRMPDELSGGEQQRIGIIRAIAAKPPVVLFDEPFSALDPIVRTQLQDLVLDLHQKMHNTIIFVTHDMDEALKLGDRIGVMSHGQLLQTDTPENIVQHPVNQFIENFFASSVAKNIYETQLAKLVKSGYVLKSSNAANNLKELDDTETLESAFMELAENDEILVMHDQKKVGYLNRQQVMRYLSEVQR, from the coding sequence ATGATGAAACCCAAAGTACCCATTATTGAGTTTAAAGATGTCCGAAAAGAATTTGGTGAAAACTTGGCCATTCAAGATCTGAATTTGGCAATTCAACCGGGCGAACTTTTTGTCCTGGTTGGGACTTCTGGAAGCGGAAAAACAACGACTTTAAAAATGATTAACCAATTGATTACCCAATCAGATGGTGACATTCTTTTTAACGGCAAAAAATTGAAAGAATTTGATACGCAAAGTTTACGACTTGATATTGGTTATGTACTCCAACAAATTGCGCTATTTCCAACGATGACAGTTGCCCAAAATGTGAGTGTCATTCCAGAAATGAAGAAAATTCCGAAGAAAACAACGGCCGAAATTGTTGATAATCTCCTTACCCAAGTTGGTCTGGACCCCAAAGAATATCGTGATCGGATGCCGGATGAATTATCAGGTGGAGAACAGCAACGAATTGGCATTATTCGAGCAATTGCGGCCAAGCCCCCAGTTGTTTTATTTGATGAACCTTTTAGTGCTTTGGATCCAATTGTGCGAACACAACTACAAGATTTAGTGTTAGATTTACATCAAAAAATGCATAATACGATTATCTTCGTGACCCATGACATGGATGAAGCATTGAAATTGGGTGACCGAATTGGCGTGATGAGTCACGGCCAGCTCCTTCAAACGGATACTCCGGAAAATATCGTGCAGCATCCGGTTAACCAATTTATAGAAAATTTCTTTGCTAGTTCAGTTGCAAAAAATATCTATGAAACCCAGCTGGCTAAACTAGTAAAATCGGGATATGTCCTAAAAAGTAGTAATGCTGCAAATAACTTGAAGGAGCTCGACGATACGGAGACCTTGGAGAGTGCCTTTATGGAACTGGCAGAAAATGATGAGATTTTGGTGATGCATGATCAAAAGAAAGTCGGATATCTAAATCGGCAACAAGTCATGCGTTATTTAAGTGAAGTTCAACGATAA
- a CDS encoding dihydrolipoyl dehydrogenase family protein, with product MEKFDVVIIGAGPGGGALAYDLKAQNLKVAVVEENLWGGTCPNRGCDSKKVLISALDAKRHAEHLVGKGIQKAPEINWVDLMKFEKTFTDPVSSGTKKGLEDAGITVIDGSVKFKDAHTIQVGEKQIQADKFVIATGARPGILEIDGKKHFKTSTDFLKMPTMPKIITFVGGGYIAFEFAAIASAAGAQVHIVHHNDRPLKAFPKADVKRLISQLEENGVQFHFGVDVSRIDKNAQGFELVSAQGFSLQTNEVFCTAGRVPNDDALALEQAGVTYSKRGIQVNDHLQTTAENIFAIGDVVDKSQPKLTPVSGFEAQYLAGYLAGNQAAITYPAIPTVVYGETRLAMVGIKASEAEKDADQFEIKDLDLMSWFTYRRLNEPLAHATVITSRKTGAVVGASLMSSEADDFINYFAMAINGQLTPENLKQTIFSYPTAASDLSYLI from the coding sequence TTGGAAAAATTTGATGTTGTGATTATTGGTGCTGGCCCTGGCGGTGGTGCATTGGCGTATGACTTAAAGGCTCAAAACCTGAAAGTGGCCGTTGTTGAAGAAAATCTATGGGGTGGAACCTGCCCTAATCGCGGATGTGATTCTAAAAAAGTTTTAATTTCTGCTTTGGATGCAAAACGGCATGCAGAACATTTGGTGGGAAAAGGCATTCAAAAGGCTCCGGAGATTAACTGGGTCGACTTAATGAAATTCGAAAAAACATTCACGGATCCGGTTTCTTCGGGCACAAAAAAAGGTTTAGAAGACGCCGGTATTACGGTGATTGATGGGTCAGTAAAATTTAAGGATGCCCATACAATCCAAGTGGGCGAAAAACAGATTCAAGCTGATAAGTTTGTGATTGCAACTGGCGCTCGTCCTGGAATCCTAGAAATTGATGGTAAAAAACATTTTAAAACTAGTACGGACTTCCTAAAAATGCCAACAATGCCTAAGATCATTACTTTTGTGGGCGGTGGCTACATTGCGTTTGAGTTTGCGGCAATTGCAAGTGCTGCCGGTGCGCAGGTTCACATTGTGCATCATAACGATCGACCACTTAAGGCGTTTCCAAAAGCGGATGTAAAACGGTTAATTTCACAACTGGAAGAAAATGGTGTTCAGTTCCATTTTGGGGTGGACGTTAGTCGGATTGATAAAAATGCGCAAGGCTTTGAGCTTGTGAGTGCTCAAGGATTCAGTTTACAGACGAATGAAGTCTTTTGTACCGCTGGGCGGGTGCCTAATGACGATGCGCTAGCTTTAGAACAGGCCGGTGTTACGTATTCCAAACGGGGAATTCAAGTAAATGATCATTTACAAACAACGGCTGAAAATATTTTTGCCATTGGGGATGTTGTGGATAAAAGCCAACCCAAACTCACACCAGTATCTGGATTTGAAGCACAATATTTAGCTGGGTATCTAGCTGGCAATCAGGCGGCTATCACGTATCCGGCAATCCCAACTGTTGTGTACGGGGAAACTCGTTTAGCAATGGTAGGAATCAAAGCTTCTGAAGCTGAAAAAGATGCCGATCAATTTGAAATTAAAGATTTAGATTTAATGAGCTGGTTTACTTATCGGCGCTTGAACGAACCGTTGGCACATGCTACAGTAATAACATCTAGAAAAACAGGTGCGGTTGTTGGAGCCAGTTTGATGAGTAGTGAAGCAGATGATTTTATTAATTATTTTGCGATGGCAATTAATGGTCAATTGACTCCAGAAAATTTAAAACAAACAATTTTCTCTTATCCAACCGCGGCTAGCGATTTATCCTATTTAATCTAA
- a CDS encoding cation:proton antiporter — translation MEFIGTLCLILFLTLFVGHYSQRMGVPGVIGQLLVGVILGPAILNWIHLNTLVQTFADLGVIILMFIAGLESNIALLKKYLRPALVVAVIGVIFPVVIMGGAGLLFHFSRLECFFIGVVFSATSVSISVEVLKEFHVLDTKEGATILGAAVADDIIGVILLSIMVSMMGDSAGNENLGLVILKQVLYFVGVYLVIKWIAPYLMRTADRLFMTSSRTIMSMIICLGMAWLAESVGLSGAVGAFFAGIAVAMTPAHEEIDQSIEPIGYAVFIPMFFISVGLNMDFSHLLQSLGFVILMTVLGIGTKLIGCGLGGKLSGFDLTSNYVIGAGMISRGEMALITAQIGFSAHLIDPTHYSDVILVIILVTMIAPFILKHAIGHQRKVLAK, via the coding sequence ATGGAATTCATTGGGACACTTTGTTTAATACTTTTTTTAACGTTATTTGTTGGGCATTATAGCCAACGAATGGGTGTCCCAGGGGTTATTGGGCAGCTTTTAGTCGGAGTCATTTTGGGTCCGGCTATTTTAAATTGGATTCATTTGAATACCTTGGTTCAAACTTTTGCGGATCTTGGCGTGATTATTCTGATGTTTATCGCTGGCTTGGAAAGCAATATCGCCTTACTAAAGAAGTATTTACGTCCGGCACTTGTGGTGGCCGTGATTGGGGTGATCTTCCCAGTGGTAATCATGGGTGGCGCAGGATTATTATTTCATTTTAGTCGCTTAGAATGTTTCTTTATTGGTGTCGTATTTTCAGCAACTTCGGTAAGCATCTCGGTCGAAGTACTTAAAGAGTTTCACGTATTGGATACTAAAGAGGGCGCAACGATTTTAGGAGCGGCTGTGGCTGATGATATTATTGGCGTTATTTTGTTGAGCATCATGGTCAGCATGATGGGCGATTCTGCTGGAAATGAGAATCTGGGTCTAGTTATTTTAAAACAGGTTCTATATTTCGTGGGCGTTTATCTTGTGATTAAATGGATCGCGCCATATTTGATGCGCACGGCAGATAGATTATTCATGACGTCTAGCCGCACGATTATGTCGATGATTATCTGTTTAGGGATGGCCTGGCTAGCGGAGTCCGTGGGGCTTAGTGGTGCCGTTGGGGCCTTCTTTGCTGGGATTGCGGTTGCGATGACTCCCGCTCATGAAGAAATTGATCAAAGTATTGAACCAATTGGGTACGCGGTGTTTATTCCGATGTTCTTTATCAGTGTTGGGTTAAATATGGACTTTTCCCATTTATTGCAGTCATTAGGGTTTGTCATTTTGATGACTGTGCTTGGGATTGGCACAAAACTAATCGGTTGCGGCCTAGGTGGCAAACTATCAGGTTTTGATTTAACCAGTAATTATGTGATCGGTGCAGGGATGATTTCGCGAGGAGAAATGGCGTTGATTACTGCGCAAATTGGATTTTCAGCCCACTTAATTGATCCAACCCACTACTCTGACGTGATTTTGGTTATTATTCTGGTGACGATGATTGCACCATTTATATTGAAGCATGCAATTGGTCACCAAAGAAAAGTTTTGGCTAAATAA
- a CDS encoding KxYKxGKxW signal peptide domain-containing protein — protein sequence MKNNQDNKLHFKMYKVHKQWLYAGLVLVGINAVGAFNAPHVSADASATSTETSANQTKSSSYAYSDSYATSSATSSVSQASTASNASSASSSSAASSSSAKKSAASESAKKASEASSSALSSAAASSAASSVAAASSASSSVAASLAPSLSTTPSSSSSVVYPASSSAASVSPISSAASSAVASTSSDATSAASSAASEATPGSSSDLNTDQTSSEATSVSAASSESVSSAVSSASTPSTASSASVSSDAKSSSSAASSATTTMATKAVTTTTTVQTTVMNATVSKVMSQATADVQRATTTHQRVDRSAYLSDLSVFADTKAATKVEVADLNDDYQQAAIPVVQFQTTSRAISNAQSEAAQTTEKASANSDKDDNSSSEMMAQSAGFDADGHSELAGGTYVIQNNKQK from the coding sequence ATGAAGAATAATCAAGATAATAAATTACATTTCAAAATGTATAAGGTACATAAACAATGGTTGTATGCAGGCCTTGTTTTGGTAGGCATTAATGCTGTAGGCGCATTTAATGCACCCCATGTATCAGCGGATGCTTCAGCAACTTCAACGGAAACTAGTGCAAATCAGACTAAGTCTAGTAGCTATGCTTATTCAGATTCTTATGCAACTAGTTCAGCTACTAGTAGTGTGAGTCAAGCAAGTACAGCAAGTAACGCTTCTTCTGCCAGCTCTAGTAGTGCAGCAAGTTCAAGCAGTGCAAAAAAATCGGCTGCTAGTGAAAGTGCTAAAAAGGCATCTGAGGCTTCAAGTTCAGCTTTGAGTTCCGCAGCAGCTAGTTCTGCTGCTAGCTCAGTAGCTGCTGCAAGTAGTGCTAGCAGTTCGGTGGCCGCTTCGTTAGCTCCTAGTTTAAGCACAACACCTAGTTCATCATCGAGCGTGGTTTATCCAGCATCTTCTAGTGCTGCGAGCGTTTCACCAATTAGTAGTGCTGCAAGTAGTGCGGTTGCTTCAACTAGTTCAGATGCAACTAGCGCTGCATCTTCTGCCGCAAGTGAAGCAACTCCAGGTTCATCTTCAGATTTAAATACTGACCAAACAAGCAGTGAAGCGACTTCCGTTTCTGCTGCAAGTTCAGAAAGTGTTAGTTCAGCAGTTTCCAGTGCTTCAACGCCTTCAACTGCTAGTTCAGCATCAGTCAGCTCAGATGCTAAGTCAAGTTCTTCAGCTGCCAGCAGCGCCACCACAACAATGGCTACTAAGGCAGTGACAACGACTACAACTGTGCAAACAACTGTTATGAACGCAACGGTTTCAAAAGTAATGAGCCAAGCAACTGCAGACGTTCAAAGAGCTACAACGACTCATCAGCGTGTTGATCGAAGCGCTTATTTGAGTGATTTGAGTGTATTTGCGGACACAAAGGCGGCTACAAAAGTTGAAGTTGCTGATTTAAATGATGATTATCAACAAGCTGCAATTCCTGTAGTTCAGTTCCAAACAACTTCACGGGCTATTAGTAATGCTCAAAGTGAAGCTGCCCAGACAACAGAGAAGGCATCTGCCAATAGTGATAAAGATGATAATTCATCTTCTGAAATGATGGCGCAAAGTGCCGGATTTGATGCTGATGGACATTCGGAATTAGCTGGTGGCACATATGTCATCCAAAATAATAAACAAAAATAG
- a CDS encoding MFS transporter has translation MSKRNILIVTCALLLSNAMSGLDSTIINTALPAIISDLHGIEMMGWIVAVFLLGTAVSTPLWSKLGEHIGNKRSYQLAALFFVGGSLLQGLAPNIVFLIIARTIAGIGNGGVVSLPYIIYARMYENPRKRMQVLGLVSASYSTATIIGPLVGGFIVDAFTWHWVFYLNIPIGLLSALLVQIYYKLEKDPHKNRPVDYLGSIFMSLGLISLLAGIEMIGSASGMLVGGLFVIAIICLGSMAHFEKSAIDPIIPSRLFKNRALMIDFTLFTLIWGAFVGFLIYSPMWAQGLLGTSALIGGATQIPSSFTNFMGSGSVAPLRRYFTPHKVVALGIIMLIASFLLLVVGGVKTPYWVLLVAGAFEGFGNGACFNELQVKVQQDADKTDIPVATSFSFLVRMLSQTFTASIFGLVMNDALRKGVNRSNGSITMKMMNKLSDATNIKSLPAHLIPQMRVILHSGLHNIMVVALVLMLISLAINIWAQRMEKRVQPQE, from the coding sequence TTGTCAAAACGAAATATATTAATTGTGACATGCGCTTTATTGTTATCAAACGCGATGAGTGGCTTGGACAGCACCATTATTAATACGGCATTACCAGCAATTATTTCTGATTTACACGGAATTGAAATGATGGGCTGGATCGTGGCCGTATTTTTACTTGGAACAGCTGTCAGTACACCATTATGGAGCAAGTTGGGAGAACATATTGGAAATAAGCGGAGTTATCAGTTGGCTGCGTTATTTTTTGTGGGCGGTTCCCTACTCCAAGGGCTAGCTCCAAATATCGTTTTTCTGATTATTGCCAGAACTATTGCTGGAATTGGTAATGGAGGTGTGGTTTCGTTACCCTACATTATTTATGCAAGAATGTATGAAAATCCGCGTAAACGTATGCAGGTGTTAGGGCTGGTTTCGGCAAGTTATAGTACGGCAACGATTATCGGACCTTTAGTGGGTGGATTCATTGTGGATGCTTTTACTTGGCATTGGGTTTTCTATTTAAATATTCCAATTGGATTGCTTTCCGCCCTCCTAGTTCAGATTTACTACAAACTAGAAAAAGATCCACATAAAAACAGACCAGTTGATTATCTGGGGTCAATTTTTATGAGCCTAGGGTTAATCAGCTTATTGGCCGGAATTGAAATGATTGGGAGCGCTAGCGGGATGCTTGTAGGTGGGCTCTTCGTGATAGCAATTATTTGTTTGGGAAGTATGGCTCACTTTGAAAAAAGCGCTATTGATCCGATTATTCCTAGTCGACTGTTTAAAAATCGGGCCTTAATGATTGATTTTACGTTATTTACATTAATTTGGGGTGCGTTTGTTGGATTCCTCATTTATAGTCCTATGTGGGCTCAAGGATTGCTGGGTACCAGCGCATTAATTGGTGGGGCTACGCAAATTCCTAGTTCGTTTACTAATTTTATGGGATCCGGATCAGTGGCGCCGTTACGCCGTTATTTCACACCACATAAAGTTGTGGCATTAGGGATTATTATGTTGATTGCCTCGTTTCTGCTCTTAGTTGTGGGTGGTGTTAAAACTCCTTATTGGGTTTTGCTAGTGGCTGGAGCCTTTGAAGGCTTTGGTAATGGGGCTTGTTTTAATGAATTACAGGTAAAGGTTCAACAAGATGCGGACAAGACCGATATTCCGGTTGCAACATCGTTTAGTTTTTTGGTCAGAATGCTTAGTCAAACGTTCACGGCTTCTATTTTTGGGCTGGTAATGAATGATGCCTTGCGAAAAGGTGTTAATCGGTCAAACGGATCAATTACAATGAAGATGATGAATAAACTTAGTGATGCGACCAATATCAAGTCCTTACCGGCACATTTGATTCCGCAAATGCGGGTCATTTTGCATAGTGGGCTCCATAATATTATGGTGGTGGCCTTGGTTTTGATGTTAATTTCTTTGGCAATTAATATCTGGGCGCAAAGAATGGAAAAACGGGTTCAGCCACAAGAATAG
- a CDS encoding sulfite exporter TauE/SafE family protein — protein sequence MSLWLILIILLATGAAAGLLSSIAGLASLVSYPVLLLLGLPPISANVTNTAALIFTGAGSSLSSLRELHHSRKTALQVTAYALIGGVIGSVLLAFAPAATFERVVPFLVFGAGILMLWSQFRKKPTQPKPTEKSLKVTIFKNFTILLVGVYIGYFGASAGMILLSILIVTLSEPFAEINAIKNFASFMTNILSLIIYAFTTKVYWWMVVPLGIGMFVGGYIGPVVIRHVPIKPLRTIIAFAAFGLAGYLFYTAYF from the coding sequence TTGTCATTATGGCTTATATTGATTATTTTACTGGCTACAGGCGCTGCTGCCGGACTTTTATCTTCGATTGCCGGTCTGGCTTCGTTAGTGTCGTACCCAGTTCTACTATTGTTGGGTTTACCACCGATTAGTGCCAACGTGACGAACACTGCCGCTCTGATTTTTACTGGAGCCGGTTCTAGTTTATCCTCACTGAGAGAGTTACACCACAGTCGAAAAACAGCACTTCAGGTTACAGCCTATGCCCTAATTGGTGGCGTTATTGGGAGTGTTTTATTAGCTTTTGCTCCGGCTGCCACGTTTGAACGGGTGGTGCCATTTTTAGTTTTCGGTGCTGGAATTTTGATGCTTTGGTCTCAATTTAGGAAAAAGCCGACCCAACCTAAACCAACTGAGAAAAGTTTAAAAGTGACTATTTTTAAAAATTTCACGATTCTTTTGGTTGGGGTTTATATCGGGTATTTTGGTGCCTCAGCGGGGATGATCCTGTTATCAATTTTGATTGTGACTTTGAGCGAACCCTTTGCGGAGATCAATGCGATTAAAAACTTCGCGTCCTTTATGACAAACATCTTATCATTGATCATTTATGCGTTCACCACGAAAGTTTATTGGTGGATGGTAGTGCCGCTAGGAATTGGCATGTTCGTCGGCGGGTATATAGGGCCAGTGGTAATTCGCCATGTTCCGATTAAACCACTGCGGACAATTATTGCGTTTGCGGCGTTTGGACTGGCGGGCTATTTATTTTATACCGCCTACTTTTAA
- a CDS encoding metal-dependent hydrolase family protein, giving the protein MKTTYYNAEVFNGVDNKIISDAWFTVDDETGKFMEMGTKTPSNDNLQVDLHGQYVMPGLINAHTHIMMNPVTSKMDFLTETEVAFTALQNLKDLLESGVTYIRECGCAFNTDIKLNRLAKQREVFGPEIMPSGRPFSIIGGHGDAPENEDGSVNFSYLINSPDEMRKAVRIAFKNGAKNIKLMATGGVMSATDQVDDTELTTAEMKVAVEEAHSKHMIVAAHAQGHQGIQKALDAGVDSIEHGIYIDEQQAEFMKANHVYLVPTLNAPACISKYGKGKIPAYMSTKNEQVEKAFYEHMTMAMRKGVKFVVGTDAGTPFNSFKTGTWEEMGLMVHKIGATPYQALLGATSYAADLLKISADYGSLGTGKVADFLVLNKNPLEKIEAVQQADKAIYKKGHRVV; this is encoded by the coding sequence ATGAAAACAACATATTATAATGCTGAGGTATTTAACGGAGTCGATAACAAAATTATTTCGGATGCTTGGTTTACGGTAGATGATGAGACTGGCAAGTTTATGGAAATGGGGACTAAAACCCCTTCAAATGATAATCTTCAGGTTGATCTGCATGGACAGTATGTGATGCCGGGACTGATTAATGCCCATACGCATATTATGATGAATCCCGTCACAAGTAAAATGGATTTTTTAACAGAAACGGAAGTCGCCTTTACAGCATTACAAAATTTGAAGGATCTTTTGGAATCTGGTGTGACATATATTCGTGAATGCGGTTGTGCATTTAATACCGACATCAAACTAAATCGGCTCGCAAAACAGCGCGAAGTTTTTGGCCCCGAAATCATGCCAAGTGGGCGGCCTTTTTCAATCATCGGTGGTCATGGCGATGCCCCTGAAAATGAAGATGGCAGTGTTAATTTTTCTTATTTAATTAATTCTCCAGACGAAATGCGAAAAGCAGTTCGAATTGCTTTTAAAAATGGTGCAAAAAACATTAAATTAATGGCGACTGGTGGCGTTATGTCTGCAACTGATCAAGTTGATGATACAGAACTGACGACAGCAGAAATGAAAGTGGCTGTTGAAGAAGCCCATTCAAAACATATGATTGTGGCAGCTCATGCGCAAGGTCACCAAGGAATTCAAAAGGCTTTAGATGCCGGGGTTGATTCTATTGAACATGGAATCTACATTGACGAACAGCAGGCCGAATTTATGAAAGCTAATCATGTATACCTAGTCCCCACTTTGAATGCACCGGCATGTATTTCTAAGTACGGTAAAGGCAAAATTCCTGCGTATATGAGTACTAAGAATGAACAGGTAGAAAAGGCTTTTTATGAACACATGACAATGGCAATGCGAAAAGGCGTCAAATTTGTGGTTGGAACCGATGCCGGGACGCCATTTAATAGTTTTAAAACGGGAACCTGGGAGGAAATGGGGTTAATGGTCCATAAAATTGGTGCCACTCCCTATCAAGCTTTGCTGGGAGCAACTAGTTATGCAGCCGATTTATTGAAAATTAGTGCGGATTATGGAAGTTTAGGAACTGGAAAAGTTGCTGATTTCTTAGTTTTAAACAAGAACCCTTTAGAAAAGATTGAAGCTGTTCAACAAGCAGACAAAGCAATTTATAAAAAAGGCCATCGGGTGGTCTAA